One Gloeothece verrucosa PCC 7822 DNA window includes the following coding sequences:
- a CDS encoding glycosyltransferase family 4 protein encodes MRILVLAWEFPPRIVGGIARHVAELYPELVKLGHEIHLLTVEFGRAPAYEIVEGVHIHRVPVAPGHDFFHWVVNMNESMGAYGGKLLNERPYDLIHAHDWLVADAAIALKHLFKIPLVATIHATEYGRYNGLYNDTHRYISSKEGTLGYNAWRVIVCSGYMRYEIERALGVPWDKIDVIYNGIRPEKKHRHPNFDSQNFRRCFAEDQEKIVYYVGRMSFEKGVSVLLNAAPKVLWEMGGHVKFVIIGGGNIDKLKEQAWNLGIWHKCFFTGFMSDENLDKFQTIADCAVFPSLYEPFGIVALESFAARVPVVVSDTGGLPEVVQHGKTGIVTYTNNPDSLAWGVLEILKNQDYAQWLVENAYESLEKRFSWPKLAKQTEAVYGLVLQERQKIPWN; translated from the coding sequence ATGAGGATTCTGGTACTAGCTTGGGAATTCCCCCCCAGAATAGTTGGGGGTATAGCGCGTCACGTCGCGGAACTTTATCCTGAACTGGTAAAACTGGGACATGAGATTCATTTACTAACTGTAGAATTCGGTAGAGCGCCGGCTTATGAAATCGTTGAAGGGGTTCACATTCATCGAGTTCCCGTAGCTCCTGGACACGACTTTTTTCACTGGGTTGTGAATATGAATGAAAGCATGGGGGCTTATGGCGGTAAACTGCTCAATGAAAGACCTTATGATCTTATTCATGCTCATGATTGGTTAGTCGCTGATGCGGCGATCGCCCTCAAACATCTCTTTAAAATTCCTCTGGTGGCTACCATCCACGCTACAGAATATGGACGCTACAACGGGCTTTATAATGATACTCACCGTTATATCTCCTCAAAAGAAGGCACTTTAGGTTACAATGCTTGGCGAGTCATTGTTTGTAGCGGCTATATGCGCTATGAAATCGAGCGAGCTTTAGGTGTGCCTTGGGATAAAATTGATGTGATCTATAATGGCATTCGACCTGAGAAAAAACATCGCCATCCGAATTTTGATAGCCAAAATTTTCGCCGTTGCTTTGCTGAGGATCAAGAAAAAATTGTTTATTATGTCGGTCGTATGAGTTTTGAAAAAGGGGTTTCGGTATTACTTAATGCCGCACCGAAAGTCCTTTGGGAAATGGGAGGTCATGTAAAATTTGTGATTATTGGCGGCGGCAATATCGATAAGCTTAAAGAACAAGCGTGGAATTTAGGAATTTGGCATAAATGTTTTTTTACCGGTTTTATGTCGGATGAAAATTTAGATAAATTTCAAACTATTGCTGACTGTGCTGTTTTTCCGAGTCTGTATGAACCTTTTGGTATTGTAGCACTAGAAAGTTTTGCGGCTCGTGTTCCGGTGGTGGTGTCAGATACTGGAGGGTTGCCGGAAGTTGTCCAACATGGTAAGACGGGAATTGTCACTTATACAAATAATCCTGATTCTTTGGCTTGGGGAGTTTTAGAAATTTTAAAAAATCAAGATTATGCTCAATGGTTAGTGGAGAATGCTTATGAATCTTTAGAAAAACGTTTTAGTTGGCCGAAACTGGCTAAACAAACTGAGGCCGTTTATGGATTAGTATTACAAGAACGTCAGAAAATTCCTTGGAATTAA
- a CDS encoding cell division protein FtsA — protein MSNFFFLPQLKDDSQVKPGNPGEWSAQSFDTLQQVAASLNTENPRQKNRVSSIPHIWARPLLVEMALHDTQHPLRQEITEQWQGMLAAIAFAEMRGFPLTAELIELEQEQDPFARSLRQLLPSDANAVYQLEGKNPWYDVYILLWQNNPVGMSSPSTLVCPSEGGIWAGLPWFVDGKLQSPLARPFLATEEKELLWYWLEKLDQSLPQYGGTRQGINKISLLLQEFKNRLQLYSFQKVDFQLSKKSKSLGQVLNQGALQSLKPIRLAEQPPSVRLIPSPEKADTKELLIIPDSAELLTRRNIAKIAEQWGVKEQQIRICKDVHLAILNGLNHKQRKNRFESWENEYKLIEAKDLFLPEFYFITQERALPGSLLPVGSNGLIYQNNEKKITPLLPINPILLDYLTSEELANRIDFESIDSGSVRVSLRLPLSGLTMGNPPQDYEIQKDYALKPQNALVDVPILEIWPNFQAQGWQEYYAFYYDRNCPTFRVQFPSQIVEVSERFSDSSFLGSFQTVQLNQFPSFIFCQDEQAKNLGLILLSSSPQVSKIDPVNWIVGVDFGTSFTNVYIYCKIDRDRGFSEKLIVMSPPLNLQVTKDAGEGFIPLIEYFITDSPKIVQLPLASILTTRGSSKEDREKNRKIFDGRIYRTDTDIFKISTETTWYKTSLKWSTSHPNFTTLFLKQLALHITAKAVLKNVRSIDWCISYPSAFSDDDKGNYAGIWETIISDLNQSKMVIQHNFLRQDENIGDYLTESLAVAQYFVDNQGQQGQLINSVIIDIGGGTSDISIWEDYRLVYQCSVQLAGNHLFTRFLSQRSDVLQLLFEEEISSTNLNSSTNLNYLDLLLAQEGDSALSERRVLPEIIKNEQFQKVIQLTALGIGGLYYYVGILLKVLSEREIKKSQEIPTIYLGGNGSRLFNWLEDSGKFNRESLINKILLEILQQSTNFTGGLGNIHLSNNPKDEVALGLVLAYDKPLRGLKNAEKYPYIAGEAYKINDAEYNWNSDFPPDNKIESCDLPDLEKLPEFLLNFYNIWTKLTKKEPLIFNRIDINSNSEFWKNIRRFMRNELLAIVNRRRESIRFEPPFILGLKVLLRVLSER, from the coding sequence ATGAGCAATTTTTTCTTTCTGCCCCAGTTAAAAGATGATTCTCAGGTTAAACCGGGTAATCCTGGGGAGTGGAGTGCCCAATCTTTCGATACCTTACAGCAAGTGGCGGCTAGTTTGAATACGGAAAATCCCAGGCAGAAAAACCGTGTTAGTTCTATCCCCCACATCTGGGCGCGTCCTCTGTTAGTGGAAATGGCCTTACATGATACCCAGCATCCCCTGCGCCAAGAAATTACAGAACAATGGCAGGGAATGTTAGCGGCGATCGCTTTTGCTGAGATGCGGGGGTTTCCCTTAACAGCAGAGTTGATTGAACTCGAACAAGAACAAGATCCCTTTGCTCGCTCCCTGCGCCAACTCCTCCCTTCGGATGCTAACGCGGTGTACCAGCTAGAGGGAAAAAATCCTTGGTACGATGTTTATATTTTGCTCTGGCAGAACAATCCGGTTGGAATGAGTTCTCCAAGTACCCTAGTTTGTCCCTCTGAAGGGGGAATCTGGGCCGGACTTCCTTGGTTTGTGGACGGCAAGCTACAATCTCCTCTGGCTCGCCCTTTTTTGGCGACCGAGGAAAAAGAATTATTATGGTATTGGTTAGAAAAACTGGATCAGAGCTTGCCTCAGTATGGGGGCACTCGACAAGGAATTAATAAGATTTCTCTATTGCTGCAAGAGTTCAAAAACCGCCTGCAATTATATTCATTTCAGAAGGTAGATTTTCAGTTGAGTAAGAAGTCGAAATCTTTGGGGCAAGTGCTAAACCAAGGCGCGTTACAATCTCTCAAACCGATTCGGTTGGCAGAACAACCTCCTAGCGTGCGCTTAATTCCCAGTCCCGAAAAAGCCGACACAAAGGAGTTGCTGATTATTCCTGATTCGGCTGAGTTACTAACTAGGCGTAATATAGCCAAGATTGCAGAGCAATGGGGGGTCAAAGAACAGCAAATCCGCATCTGTAAAGATGTTCACTTAGCTATTCTCAATGGGTTGAATCATAAGCAACGGAAGAACCGTTTTGAAAGTTGGGAAAATGAATATAAGTTGATCGAGGCAAAAGATTTATTTTTACCTGAATTCTATTTTATAACTCAGGAACGGGCACTGCCAGGAAGCTTGCTTCCCGTCGGTAGTAATGGGCTGATTTATCAAAATAATGAGAAAAAAATTACGCCTTTGCTACCGATTAATCCTATTCTTCTCGATTACCTTACTTCTGAAGAGTTAGCTAATCGGATTGATTTTGAATCTATTGATAGCGGAAGTGTTCGGGTAAGTCTGCGCTTACCTCTTTCTGGGTTGACTATGGGAAATCCCCCTCAAGATTACGAAATCCAGAAAGATTATGCTCTTAAGCCCCAAAATGCCTTAGTTGATGTTCCAATTCTAGAGATTTGGCCGAATTTTCAAGCTCAGGGATGGCAAGAGTATTATGCCTTTTATTATGATCGCAATTGTCCTACTTTTAGGGTTCAGTTTCCCAGTCAAATTGTAGAAGTTTCAGAAAGATTTTCTGATTCTAGCTTTCTAGGTTCCTTTCAAACTGTCCAGTTAAACCAATTTCCTAGTTTTATTTTTTGCCAAGATGAACAAGCAAAAAATTTAGGTTTAATTTTATTGTCTAGTTCTCCTCAAGTGAGTAAAATAGATCCCGTTAACTGGATAGTGGGTGTTGATTTTGGGACTTCATTTACTAATGTTTACATTTATTGCAAAATTGATCGGGATAGAGGCTTTTCTGAAAAATTGATAGTTATGAGTCCTCCCTTAAATCTTCAGGTTACTAAAGACGCAGGAGAGGGTTTTATTCCATTAATTGAGTATTTCATTACAGACAGCCCAAAAATCGTTCAGCTACCTTTGGCTAGTATTTTGACCACAAGGGGAAGCTCTAAAGAAGACCGCGAAAAAAACCGAAAAATTTTTGATGGTCGTATATATAGAACGGATACTGATATATTTAAAATTTCAACGGAAACAACTTGGTATAAGACCTCTTTAAAGTGGTCAACAAGTCATCCTAACTTTACAACGCTTTTTTTAAAGCAATTAGCTTTACATATTACAGCTAAAGCTGTTCTAAAAAATGTTAGAAGTATTGACTGGTGTATTTCCTATCCCTCAGCATTCTCTGATGATGATAAAGGCAATTATGCAGGGATATGGGAAACCATCATCTCAGATTTAAATCAGTCCAAGATGGTAATTCAACATAACTTTCTCCGTCAAGATGAAAATATAGGAGATTATCTGACTGAAAGTTTAGCTGTGGCTCAATATTTTGTGGATAACCAAGGTCAACAAGGTCAACTCATTAATAGTGTAATTATTGATATCGGGGGTGGCACTTCAGATATTTCAATATGGGAAGATTATCGACTGGTTTATCAATGTTCAGTTCAGTTAGCTGGCAATCACTTATTCACCAGGTTTTTATCTCAGCGTTCAGATGTGTTACAGCTACTATTTGAGGAAGAAATATCTTCAACAAACTTAAATTCTTCAACAAACTTAAATTATTTAGATTTACTATTAGCTCAAGAAGGAGATAGTGCCTTATCTGAACGACGAGTTTTACCTGAAATTATCAAAAATGAACAATTCCAAAAAGTTATCCAGCTAACGGCTTTAGGAATTGGCGGCTTGTATTATTATGTAGGGATTTTACTTAAAGTTCTTAGCGAAAGAGAAATAAAGAAAAGCCAGGAAATTCCTACTATCTATCTAGGGGGAAATGGCTCTCGTCTATTCAATTGGCTAGAGGATTCAGGGAAATTTAACAGAGAGTCTTTAATTAACAAAATACTGCTCGAAATTTTACAACAATCTACAAATTTTACTGGAGGATTGGGAAATATACACTTGAGCAATAATCCTAAAGATGAGGTTGCTCTGGGATTAGTTTTGGCTTATGATAAGCCTTTGCGAGGACTGAAAAATGCGGAAAAATATCCATACATTGCTGGAGAAGCTTACAAAATAAATGATGCTGAGTATAACTGGAATTCTGATTTTCCACCAGACAATAAAATTGAAAGCTGTGACCTTCCTGATTTAGAAAAATTACCCGAATTTCTCTTAAATTTTTATAATATTTGGACAAAATTAACTAAAAAAGAACCTTTAATTTTTAACAGGATTGATATTAACTCTAATTCTGAGTTTTGGAAAAATATCAGAAGGTTTATGCGAAATGAATTATTAGCAATTGTTAACCGAAGGCGAGAATCTATTCGGTTTGAGCCTCCATTTATTTTGGGTTTAAAAGTCCTATTGCGTGTGCTAAGTGAAAGATAA
- a CDS encoding AAA family ATPase has protein sequence MNNSEPKVIAFISGKGGSGKTTITIATTQLLTDIQQSCLLVDCDLTTNGCSYFFQEKLKEKAANGIWEILELQLKESDAVAAQAKELPIGITDKFYFAASRKVYQNKELPTYESLSQKLERISEVFKGLKEWASEQNINYILLDCQAGYSYTMQVAITNLDADKLVIVVEPDAITKDAAKNTINQLSNSFRKSGFNFPPELRLVNKLTISELEMYVDMQKRETVLEWQDLLPPLSFDPQVRNAFANKRLPIDVQKPSVLLFALVRTLKHIFPEIRKTIEDYELNKVNILFEKYQKEVKDLEKEKKQLEQQQVDIKTRKLLIRNKSVRNIILASAFLIIWILICVLILSINKTLGIKIGLGIIFIVIILLITKYVLQLIPKGKQLENNVQREIDLSNQIGIINRKLDHYRSLELALAKENLVTPRDKEENLQNTDT, from the coding sequence ATGAACAACTCAGAACCTAAAGTTATAGCATTTATTAGCGGCAAGGGAGGTTCAGGAAAAACCACCATCACTATTGCTACTACTCAACTTCTTACGGACATACAGCAATCTTGTCTTTTAGTAGATTGTGATTTAACTACTAATGGATGTTCGTATTTTTTTCAAGAAAAATTAAAGGAAAAAGCAGCGAATGGAATTTGGGAAATTTTGGAATTGCAATTAAAAGAATCTGATGCAGTTGCTGCACAAGCGAAAGAGCTACCGATTGGGATTACAGATAAGTTTTATTTTGCTGCATCACGGAAAGTATATCAAAATAAAGAACTACCAACTTATGAATCTTTATCACAAAAACTAGAAAGAATAAGCGAAGTTTTTAAGGGATTAAAAGAATGGGCATCTGAACAAAATATTAACTATATTTTATTGGATTGCCAAGCCGGATATTCATATACTATGCAGGTTGCTATCACAAACTTAGATGCAGATAAATTAGTGATAGTCGTTGAACCTGATGCAATTACAAAAGATGCGGCTAAGAATACGATAAATCAATTATCTAACAGTTTTAGAAAAAGCGGCTTCAATTTCCCGCCAGAGCTTAGATTAGTTAACAAGTTAACTATAAGTGAATTAGAAATGTATGTTGATATGCAGAAACGAGAAACCGTTCTTGAATGGCAGGATTTGCTTCCTCCGCTTTCCTTCGATCCTCAAGTTAGAAATGCCTTTGCTAATAAAAGGCTGCCAATTGATGTTCAAAAACCGTCAGTGTTGCTTTTTGCACTTGTTAGAACACTAAAACACATTTTTCCAGAAATTAGAAAAACTATAGAGGATTATGAATTAAATAAAGTAAATATTCTTTTTGAAAAGTACCAAAAAGAAGTAAAAGATCTTGAAAAAGAAAAAAAACAATTAGAGCAACAGCAAGTTGACATTAAAACAAGAAAACTTTTAATAAGAAATAAGAGTGTACGAAATATCATCCTAGCAAGTGCATTTTTGATAATTTGGATTCTTATTTGTGTTCTAATTTTGAGTATAAATAAAACATTAGGGATTAAGATTGGACTTGGGATAATATTTATTGTAATAATATTGCTAATTACTAAATATGTATTACAGTTAATACCAAAAGGAAAACAATTAGAAAACAATGTTCAGAGAGAAATCGACTTATCTAACCAGATTGGTATCATAAATCGAAAGTTAGATCACTACCGGTCTTTGGAGTTAGCTCTTGCAAAAGAGAATCTTGTTACTCCAAGAGATAAGGAAGAAAACCTACAAAATACTGATACCTAG
- a CDS encoding TMEM143 family protein, with protein sequence MTNYHQTEAFIPYSRTELIHLCLSDGHLTDNEAAQFREFCEILSAYYHFKLHHILERLKNNFAPFNPENEPDSIWDLSTLQKNQMERQLIEDFQQILEQANYIPISQERLEEALKEQTLIELKTEVDFNEFEHLVCYGRGDVYKILTVKKLFKKVKKQVAAFDTVVLLIKFREDRITQKRKKFLEKYFELDFNKIYVYLYKHLSKYDLEFIFPNIKMSMTWKDRLLFGVPAIGASISMIYKIIPQVLLIIGVFFVVTMGSSPIKQIKITPEQTKEIMPILIAMFSLVLTCGGFAFKQYSDYKNKQIKFQKKVAETLFFRKMASQAGVFQYLIDAAEEEECKEMILVYYHLLTSAIPLTPQQLDQQIEEWMRTKNNKSINFNIDKTLENLQAIRGKLAHQEEIPLISFDSQGFCYALSLDEAKQVIDYVWDNAFKWNLN encoded by the coding sequence ATGACCAACTATCACCAAACAGAGGCATTTATTCCCTATAGCCGCACAGAACTTATTCATTTATGTCTATCTGATGGCCATTTAACTGACAATGAGGCGGCTCAATTTCGAGAATTCTGTGAAATTCTTTCAGCTTATTATCATTTTAAGCTGCATCATATTTTAGAAAGACTAAAAAATAATTTTGCTCCCTTTAACCCTGAGAATGAACCGGACTCTATCTGGGATCTGTCGACGCTTCAAAAAAACCAAATGGAGAGACAATTAATCGAAGATTTTCAACAGATTCTAGAACAAGCCAATTATATTCCTATTAGTCAAGAAAGGTTAGAGGAAGCTTTGAAAGAACAAACCTTAATTGAACTTAAAACCGAAGTAGATTTTAATGAGTTTGAACATCTAGTTTGTTATGGTCGCGGAGATGTCTATAAAATATTGACGGTCAAAAAGCTATTTAAAAAGGTAAAAAAACAAGTAGCGGCTTTTGATACCGTAGTTTTATTAATTAAATTTAGAGAAGATAGAATTACCCAAAAAAGAAAAAAGTTTTTAGAAAAATATTTTGAATTAGATTTTAATAAAATATATGTCTATCTTTACAAGCATCTTTCTAAGTATGATTTAGAATTCATCTTTCCTAATATCAAAATGAGTATGACCTGGAAAGATCGGTTATTATTTGGTGTTCCGGCTATTGGGGCATCGATTTCAATGATTTATAAAATTATCCCTCAAGTATTATTGATTATCGGAGTATTTTTTGTAGTTACAATGGGTTCATCTCCCATTAAACAAATTAAAATTACTCCCGAACAAACTAAAGAAATAATGCCGATTTTAATCGCTATGTTTTCTTTAGTATTAACTTGTGGCGGCTTTGCTTTTAAACAGTATTCTGATTATAAAAATAAGCAAATAAAATTTCAAAAAAAAGTGGCTGAGACATTATTTTTTAGAAAGATGGCCAGTCAAGCGGGTGTATTTCAGTATTTAATTGATGCGGCAGAAGAAGAAGAATGTAAAGAGATGATTTTAGTTTATTATCACTTATTAACTAGCGCTATTCCCTTAACTCCTCAGCAGTTAGATCAACAGATTGAGGAATGGATGAGGACAAAAAACAATAAATCTATTAATTTCAATATTGACAAAACCTTAGAAAATTTACAAGCAATTCGAGGAAAATTAGCTCATCAAGAAGAAATCCCTTTAATTAGTTTTGATAGTCAAGGGTTTTGTTATGCACTTTCCTTAGATGAAGCTAAACAAGTTATTGACTATGTTTGGGATAATGCCTTTAAGTGGAATTTAAATTAA
- a CDS encoding alpha/beta fold hydrolase, producing the protein MVILQKDWQEDLIKTNGVNLHYVSAGQGKLILFLHGFPEFWYSWRHQITEFSTDHKVVALDLRGYNDSDKPSSPDAYKLSELVEDIKGVIQGLGYENCILVGHDWGGAIAWQFAYTHPEMVEKLIVLNLPHPAKFVEGIRTPQQLLKSWYIFFFQTPLLPEWLLQANDYQVIESSFKMMAINKNAFSQEDINAYKDAAAKRGALTAMINYYRSTLSGLFNRPLKDWGILEIPTLMIWGENDIALGKELTYGTEIYVKDLTLKYIPNCSHWVQQEQPQLVNQYIREFLNKS; encoded by the coding sequence ATGGTTATCTTACAGAAAGATTGGCAAGAAGATTTGATCAAAACTAACGGCGTTAATCTCCATTATGTTAGCGCCGGACAAGGAAAGTTGATCTTATTTTTACATGGCTTTCCTGAATTTTGGTATTCTTGGCGACATCAAATCACAGAATTTTCCACCGATCATAAAGTCGTGGCCTTAGACTTACGGGGTTACAATGATAGCGATAAACCCTCATCACCAGATGCCTATAAACTGAGTGAATTAGTCGAAGATATCAAAGGGGTAATACAAGGCTTAGGCTATGAAAATTGTATCCTAGTGGGCCATGATTGGGGAGGAGCGATCGCTTGGCAATTTGCCTATACTCATCCAGAAATGGTGGAAAAGTTAATTGTCCTTAACCTTCCTCATCCAGCTAAATTTGTGGAAGGCATCCGCACCCCTCAACAACTGCTCAAAAGTTGGTATATATTTTTCTTTCAAACTCCCTTATTACCTGAGTGGCTTTTGCAAGCTAATGATTACCAAGTCATTGAGTCTAGTTTTAAAATGATGGCCATTAATAAAAATGCCTTTAGCCAAGAAGATATCAACGCTTATAAAGATGCGGCGGCTAAACGGGGAGCTTTGACAGCGATGATTAATTATTATCGTAGCACTTTGTCTGGCTTGTTCAATCGCCCCCTTAAAGATTGGGGAATTTTAGAAATCCCAACCTTAATGATTTGGGGAGAAAATGATATCGCTTTAGGCAAAGAACTTACTTATGGAACCGAAATTTATGTCAAAGATTTGACGCTCAAATATATTCCTAATTGTAGTCACTGGGTACAACAGGAACAACCTCAATTAGTCAATCAGTATATCCGAGAGTTTCTCAACAAATCTTAA
- a CDS encoding phosphoribulokinase codes for MTTQSDRVVLIGVAGDSGCGKSTFLRRLTDLFGEEFMTVICLDDYHSLDRQGRKKAGVTALDPKANNFDLMAEQIKALKSGQPIMKPIYNHETGMIDPPERVEPNKVVVIEGLHPLYDERVRSLVDFSVYLDISDEVKINWKIQRDMAERGHSYDDVIASINARKPDFSAYIEPQREYADVVIQVLPTKLIENDTESKILRVRLIQKEGLENFKPAYLFDEGSTIDWRPCGRKLTCAYPGLKMYYGPDNIFGNEVSILEIDGQFDNLEEMIYIEQHLSRTGTKYYGEMTHLLQQHKDYPGSNNGTGLFQVLVGLKMRETYEILTAVEPKVATQVV; via the coding sequence ATGACCACTCAGTCAGATCGCGTGGTTCTCATTGGAGTTGCCGGAGACTCCGGTTGTGGAAAATCAACTTTTTTACGTCGTTTAACCGATTTATTCGGTGAAGAATTCATGACGGTTATCTGTTTAGATGACTATCATAGCCTTGATCGTCAAGGAAGAAAAAAAGCAGGGGTAACGGCTTTAGATCCCAAAGCGAATAACTTTGATCTGATGGCCGAGCAGATCAAGGCACTCAAGAGCGGTCAGCCGATCATGAAACCCATCTACAACCATGAAACAGGGATGATTGATCCTCCCGAACGGGTAGAACCTAACAAAGTGGTCGTGATTGAGGGACTTCACCCCCTGTATGATGAGCGCGTCCGCTCTTTGGTTGACTTCAGCGTTTACCTTGATATTTCTGATGAGGTAAAAATTAACTGGAAGATTCAACGGGATATGGCAGAAAGAGGACACTCTTATGATGATGTGATTGCCTCGATCAACGCTAGAAAACCCGATTTTAGTGCTTATATTGAGCCACAAAGAGAATACGCTGATGTTGTTATTCAAGTTTTACCAACAAAACTGATTGAAAACGACACTGAAAGCAAAATCCTGCGGGTGCGCTTAATTCAAAAAGAAGGGTTAGAAAACTTTAAACCCGCTTATCTGTTTGACGAGGGTTCAACCATTGACTGGAGACCTTGTGGTCGCAAGCTCACTTGTGCTTATCCAGGACTGAAAATGTACTATGGACCCGATAATATCTTTGGCAATGAAGTTTCTATCCTAGAAATTGATGGTCAGTTCGATAATCTCGAAGAAATGATTTATATTGAACAACATCTGAGCCGGACAGGAACTAAATATTACGGTGAAATGACTCACCTGTTACAACAGCACAAAGATTATCCAGGTTCTAATAATGGAACCGGGTTATTCCAAGTTTTAGTCGGTCTAAAAATGAGAGAGACTTATGAAATCTTAACGGCTGTTGAGCCTAAAGTGGCTACTCAAGTTGTGTAA
- the petH gene encoding ferredoxin--NADP reductase — translation MYSPSVVASSTDSSNNDNRLFVYEVVGLSQNGNTDKINYPLRRSGNLFITVPYGRMNQEMRRIARLGGKIVSIKPLNGEIPLQMTATSQPTQQASKEIEKGKSMTQAQVKAKDDVPVNIYRPSNPYLGKCVENYSLVREGGQGIVQHLTFDISGGDLRYVEGQSIGIIPPGTDDKGKPHKLRLYSIASTRHGDKLDDKTVSLCVRQLEYEHPETKETVYGVCSTYLCHLEVGADVAITGPVGKEMLLPKDEDATIIMLATGTGIAPFRAFLWRMFKEQHEDYKFKGLAWLIFGVPYTGNILYKQELEELAETYKDHFRLTYAISREQKNAEGGRMYIQHRVAEHSAELWDLIQKPNTHTYMCGLKGMEDGIDAALSAQAAASGTDWATYQKQLKKDHRWHVETY, via the coding sequence ATGTACAGTCCAAGTGTAGTGGCAAGTTCTACTGATTCAAGTAATAATGATAACCGTCTGTTTGTTTATGAAGTGGTCGGTTTAAGTCAGAACGGAAACACTGACAAAATCAACTACCCCCTTCGCCGTAGCGGCAATTTGTTTATTACAGTTCCTTACGGGCGAATGAATCAAGAAATGCGACGTATTGCTCGCCTGGGTGGGAAAATTGTCAGTATTAAGCCTCTCAATGGAGAGATCCCCTTGCAAATGACAGCCACCAGTCAGCCCACACAACAGGCATCCAAGGAGATAGAGAAAGGTAAGTCTATGACTCAAGCACAAGTGAAAGCCAAAGACGATGTTCCCGTTAACATTTACCGTCCCAGCAATCCGTATTTGGGTAAATGTGTCGAAAATTATTCATTAGTTCGTGAGGGAGGACAGGGAATCGTTCAACACCTGACTTTTGATATTTCTGGTGGTGATTTACGCTATGTAGAAGGGCAAAGTATCGGTATTATTCCTCCCGGAACCGATGATAAAGGTAAACCCCATAAGCTTAGATTATATTCGATTGCTTCCACCCGTCATGGTGATAAGCTCGATGACAAGACCGTTTCTCTGTGTGTTCGTCAGCTAGAGTATGAGCATCCTGAAACCAAAGAGACTGTTTATGGCGTTTGCTCAACCTATTTGTGTCATTTAGAAGTGGGTGCAGATGTAGCGATTACCGGACCTGTCGGTAAAGAAATGCTACTGCCAAAGGATGAAGATGCGACCATCATTATGTTGGCAACAGGAACCGGTATTGCGCCTTTCCGGGCTTTCCTGTGGCGGATGTTCAAAGAACAACATGAAGATTATAAGTTTAAGGGCTTGGCTTGGTTAATCTTCGGTGTTCCTTATACTGGCAATATTCTCTACAAACAAGAGTTAGAAGAATTGGCAGAAACTTACAAAGATCATTTCCGCCTGACTTATGCCATCAGCCGCGAACAAAAGAATGCTGAAGGCGGACGGATGTATATTCAGCACCGAGTAGCCGAACACTCCGCCGAATTGTGGGACTTGATCCAAAAACCCAATACTCATACTTATATGTGTGGTTTGAAGGGAATGGAAGACGGAATTGACGCGGCTTTAAGCGCTCAAGCGGCGGCAAGTGGTACTGACTGGGCTACATACCAAAAGCAGTTGAAGAAAGACCACCGTTGGCACGTTGAAACTTACTAA